DNA sequence from the Zavarzinia compransoris genome:
CGCCACCAATGTGCTGCGCACCGGCAACAAGCCGCTGGCCCTGGCCACCCTGCTGCTCGACAGCGGCAAGGGGGCGATCGCGGTCGGTCTCGCCTGGTGGCTGGGCGGGAGCGTGCTGGCGGCGATCGCCGGCGGCGCCGCCTTCCTCGGCCATTGCTTTCCGGTCTGGCTGAAGTTCAAGGGCGGCAAGGGGGTCGCGACCTTCCTCGGCACCCTGCTGGCGCTGGCCTGGCCGGTTGGTCTCGCCTGCTGCGGCACCTGGGCGATCACCGCCGCGATCAGCCGCATTTCCTCGCTCTCCGCCCTGGTGGCGGCGGCACTCGGGCCGGTCTTCGCCTATCTCCTGGCGGGCCAGGAACAGGCCTGGATGGCGCTGTTCTGCGCCGTCCTCATCTTCATCCGCCACCGCCCCAACATCGAGCGCCTCTTCGCCGGCACCGAGCCCAAGATCGGTGCCGGCAAGAACAAGGCATAGGCGGGAATCAAAAGCCCCCCGGCTTGGCGCCGGGGGGCTTTTTTGTGTCGTCTTGCTTCGTTCAGGCCGCGCGGGCCTGGGGCGCGATGCCGTAGGCGCGGGCGTCGCGGTTCAGGCGGTACAGGCGTTCCGGCGAGTCGCTGGAAACGCGGCCGTCGTCCAGGCGATAGACCACCACATGGGCGACACGGCCCGCATTACGCCCCTGCAGGCTGGTGAAATCGATCACCGTGCCCTTCTGCTCGCCCCAAAGACCCGGCACCGAGATGCGCTCGCCGATGCGGAAACCCCAATGTTCGTTGATCATGGTCAGGTTCCTTCCGTAACCCGAGGGGTCAGATGCAGATGGTGTTCAGCGGCGCGAAGCCGTTGAAGTTCACCGAGGAGTAGCTGGTGGTATAGGCACCGGTGGCCAGGATCTCGATCTTGTCGCCGATCTTGAGGTCCACCGGCAGTTCGTAGCTCGCCTTCTCGTAGAGGATATCGGCCGAATCGCAGGTCGGGCCGGCCAGGATCACCGGGGCGGTCGCGCCGCCATCGTGCGGGGTGCGCAGACGGTACTTGATCGCCTCGTCCATGGTTTCCGCGAGGCCGGAGAACTTGCCGACATCGAGGTAGATCCAGCGCTTGTCTTCCGCCTCGTCCTTCTTCGAGATCAGCACGACCTCGGTCTGCAGGATGCCGGCATCGCCGGCCATGCTGCGGCCCGGCTCGATGATGATGTCGGGGATCGCATTGCCGAAGTGGTTGTAGATCGCATCCATGACCGCGGCGGCATAGGCCTCCAGCGGCGGCACGTCGGCCCGGTACTTGGCCGGGAAACCGCCGCCCAGGTTGATCATGCGCAGTTCGACGTCCCGCTCGCGCAGGATCGAGAACAGGCTCGCGACGCCGCCGACCGCCTTGTCCCACTGGCCGAGGTCGGTCTGCTGCGAGCCGACGTGGAAGGAGATGCCATAGGGATCGAGACCCTTCTCGCGCGCCTTCACCATCAGGTCCGCCGCCATCTGCGGGGTGCAGCCGAACTTCCGCGACAGCGGCCATTCGGCGCCTTCGCATTCGACCAGCACGCGGCAGAACACGCGCGAGCCGGGGGCGGAACGGGCCAGCTTCTCAAGCTCGGCTTCCGAATCGAAGGCGAACAGGCGCACACCCAGGGCATAGGCGGTCGCGATGTCGGTTTCCTTCTTGATCGTGTTGCCGAAGGAAACATTCGCGGGATCGGCGCCCTGGTCCAGCACCAGTTCGATCTCGCCGCGCGAGGCGGTGTCGAAGGATGAGCCGAGGGCGTTCAGCCGCGCCACCACATCCGGCATCGGATTGGCCTTCACGGCATAGAAGATCTTCGCCGCCGGCAGCAGGCGGTGAAGGTTGCTGTAATTGTCCTCGATGACGTCCAGGTCCACCACCAGGCAAGGGGTGGCGGGGCGGCGCTCGTCCAGGAAACGGCGGATCTTCTCGGTCATGTGCGTAGTCCCAAGCGTGCCGCAGCGTGTGCGGCCGAGAAAGACAACAGGTTTTATCGGTGAAGGTGCAGGGCGGCCCGTCGGGGCCGGGTGCCGGAAGTCAGTCCGGCGCCCGCATACTCGAAGCGAGGTTCGAGCTGAAAGCCGCGGCGAAAACCTGCCGGCCTCCCATGAGCTTGGAAGCCTGGTCGGCTGCGGGTTGGTCAGCTTTGGAGATGTAGGTCTGGTCTGTGCCAGCCTTCAGGCCATCACGGTGCAGCATCGTCGTTCCCTCTCGGGTTTCGGGTTTCCCCGGAAATTCCAAAAAGGACGCCTAACGTCGTTGCTGTACCACCTTGGGCCATGGGCACGTGCGGGTGCGTCTGGTGCGGAGATATAGGGCAAAATCGCGGGGGTGCAAGAAGAAATTTGCGACACCGCGGCAAGCCATCCCGCACTGTGGCAACGGTCACTCAATCGAGCCGCAACGGCCCCCAAACCAGGCAGAAATACTGGGTTTCGCCACCGTCTGCCGTTTTTCTGGTCAGCATGGTCGAGCCGCTGCGCGACCAGCGGAAGCGCAGGGTCTCGTTCGTGTCCGGATCGAGCCAGCGCAGGCTGATTCGATGGCTGCCCAGGGATTTCTCGCAGCACTCCCCGGTCCGGCAGTCGCCGGCGCAGCAGCCCCAGGGCTTGGCCGGGTCCGCAAGGCAGGCATGCAGCCCCGGCGGGATGGCGACGCTGGCGGCAGGCGGGGGCAGGGCGCGGGCGCCGCCGCCGGCGTCGAGGGCGATCAGGGGGGCATCGGCGAAGGCTTTGGCGATCGCCGCCTCGGCCGCGGCCTGGGGCAGGGTTTCCGAGAGTTGCCGGATGTCCCGGTCGCCCAGGGGCCAGCGCATCAGATAGGCGCGGGGCGGCGTGCCCAGGCGGGCGCGCTCGAGATAGGCCTTGCCGGGGCGGACGTCGGCATCGCCGCAGGCGATCACGCCTCGCGTCGCGCAATCGGGGCAGACGGCGGCGATCGCCGCGCGCAGCGGTTCCGGCAGGTGCAGGCGCTCGGTGCCGAGGGCAGGCCCGGCCAGCAACCCGAAAAAAGCGGCAACAGCGGCTATGCGGCGCATCATCAACCAGCCTTAATCCCGCGTATAAATCGTGACCATGTTAAACCGGGATTGCGCCGCCGCCATGTCCAGACTTGCCCTTTCGAGGCTGTTCGCCTGTCTTCTGGCCCTGCTGGCCTGGCAGGCCGGCGTGGCCGGCGCGGCCCCGGTGAAGACGGAGAACGCCGAGGCGGAACTGATCGCCGAAGGGGTTGCGGTGCCGGGCGGGACGGTGACCGTAGCACTTCGCCTGAAGGCGCGGCCGGGCTGGCATACCTATTGGCTCAACCCGGGCGATACCGGCCTGCCGACCACCATCGCCTGGACCTTGCCGGCGGGGGCCGGCGCCGGGCCGATCCAATGGCCGCTACCGAAGGCGCTGCCGGTCGGGCCCCTGATGAATTACGGCTATGAGGGCGAGGTCTGGCTGCTGACCGAGATCGCGGTGCCGGCTGCGTTCGCCGGCGAAAGCCTGGCCCTGGCCGCCCGCGCCGACTGGCTGATCTGCGCCGAGATCTGCGTGCCCGAAGGCGCGGACCTGAGCCTGACGGTGCCGGTCGGCCCGGCGCCCGCGGCCGATCCCGCCCATGTCCTGAATTTCGAGCGGACGCGGGCCCTGCTGCCCCTGCCGCTGCCCGAGCCCCTGGTGGCGTCGCGGGCCGGGGCGGCGCTCGAAATCCTGCTGCCCGAAAGCCTTCAGGCCCGGGCCGCGCGCTTCTTTCCGGCCGAAGAGGATGTCGTCGTCGCCGCCGAGCCCCAGCCGCTCGAAGGCAGCCGCCTGAGTGCCCGTCTGGAGCCTCGCTTTGCCGGCGATCGGCTGCGCGGCGTGCTGGTGCTCGAAAGCGCCGGCTGGACCCGGGCTTTCACGGTCGATGCCGCGATCGCCGGTGCGGCGCCCGGGCCCGCCGCGCCCGGGCGCGTCGCCCCGCCGGCCGCGCCGGCGATCGGCCTGCCGCTCGCCCTGCTGTTCGCCTTCGTCGGCGGCCTGATTCTCAATCTCATGCCCTGCGTGCTGCCGGTGCTGTCGATCAAGGTGCTGTCGCTGGCCGGGCACCGCGACGGCGCCCGCGGCCAGGGCCTTGCCTATACCGCCGGCGTGCTGGTCTGTTTCCTGGCCCTGGCCGGCGGCCTGATCGCGCTGCGGGCGGGGGGGGAGGCGATCGGCTGGGGCTTCCAGTTGCAGTCGCCGGTGGTGATCGGCCTCCTGGCCTATCTCTTCTTCGGTCTCGGCCTGTGGATGCTCGATATCGTCAGTTTCGGCAACCGGCTGATGGGCGCGGGCGAGGGCTTGACCCGGCGGGGCGGGCTGGCCGGTTCCTTCGGCACCGGGCTGCTGGCCGCCGTGGTCGCGACGCCCTGCACCGCGCCCTTCATGGGGGCGGCGCTCGGCTTCGCCCTGACCCGGCCCGCGGCCGAGGCGCTGGCGATCTTCCTCGTCCTCGGCCTCGGGCTGTCGGCGCCGTTCCTGCTGGTCAGCTTCGTGCCCGCGCTCGGCCGGCTGCTGCCCCGGCCCGGGGGCTGGATGGTGCGGCTGAAGAAGATCCTGGCCTTTCCGCTGTTCGGTTCGGCCGTCTGGCTGCTGTGGGTGCTGTCGGTGCAGACCGGCGCGGTGGCGGTGGCGACCGCGGGCAGCGGGTTGCTGCTGATCGCCTTCGCCGCCTTCGTGCTGCGCGAATTCGGCGGCATCGGCGGGCGGCTGGTGGCGCTTGCCGCCCTGCTCGGCGCTTTCGCCACCGCCGTCCTGCCCGGCAGCCCCGCGCCCGGGGCGGCACCGGCGGCGGCGGGGGCCGAGGCCTATAGCGCCGGCCGGCTGGCGGAACTGCGGGCGGCGGGTACGCCGGTCTTCGTCAATCTGACGGCGGCCTGGTGCATCACCTGCCTCGTCAACGAACAGGTCGCCCTGGACCGGCCGGCGGTGAAGAAGGCCCTGGCCGAGACCGGCACCGTCTATATGGTCGGCGACTGGACCAACCGCGATCCGGACATCACCCGCCTTCTGACGGAAAACGGCCGCTCGGGCGTGCCGCTCTATCTTCTCTATCCGGCCGGGGGCGGGGCGCCGCAACTCCTGCCCCAACTGCTGACCGAGGGGCTGGTGGTCGAGACCCTGGCTCAGCCCTGAGGGTCGGTCTCGTCGTCGGGCTTGGGGCGATCGAGGCGGTGACCCTCGTGGCGGCGGGCCTCCAGCGTCTCGCGCGCCGCCTCGAGGCGCTTTTCAGCCAGGGGGCGGCCGAAGCGGCTGCGGTTCTCGGCGGCCTTGGCCGCGGCGTCGGCACGGGTTTTCGCCTTCCGCGCCCGGCGCAGATTGACGATCTCGGCCGGGCCTTCACGGTCCTTGCTCATGTCCTCGCCCCTTGTTCTTTTCCGCTTGTCGCCGAAGGTGCGCCCGCCGTCAATCGCGGGCACGCTGCCAAAGTGCCGGAATTTTGCCTAATTCATTGAGTTGAAATGGAAAAATTCAGCGTCATGGGGTATTCGAGAAGGCGGCGGCGCCATGGCCCCGGTTGTTTCGGGCGGCGGGCTGCAAGCGTTTTGGAATTTGTGGCCGCGGAATTGGACGGAGGCGTGAGTTGCGCAAGCTCCTGATCGGTGTCGGCGCCGTGGTCGGCCTTGTGGTCGGCCTTGGCTTCGCCGCCCCGCTGTTGATCGATCTCAACGATCAGAAGCCCCGCATCGCCGCCCTGATCGAGGAGGCGACGGGCCACAGGGTCGTGCTCGGCGGCGATATCCGCTTTACCGTGCTGCCGGTACCGGCGGTTTCGGTGCGCAACGTGCGGGTGCTGGGGCGCGAGGCCGCGGGGCCCGATCTCGCCGACGTCCAGGCGATCGATCTCCGCCTCAGCCTGATCGCCCTGCTGGGCGGCAAGGTCGATGTCGCCGAGGTCCGCCTGTCCCGCCCGGTGGTGATCGTCGCCGAGGCCGACCTGGGCGCCCCCGCGCCGGCCGGCGAGACCCCGGCGCCAGCGGCAGCGGGCGGCGGCGGGGCCGATTCGGTCTCGGTCCAGCGGGTGCTGATCGAAGACGGCCTGATCGAATGGCGCCCGGCCGCCGGCCCCGCCCGCCGCCTCGAAGGGTTGGAAGCCAATATTTCCGCCCCCAGCCTCTACGGCCCCTATACGGTCAGCGGCGGGGCCAGCTATCACGGCCAGCCGGTCGCCCTCGATCTTGCGCTCGGCCGCTTCACCTCCGGCCAGTTGCTGGCCTATGACGTCAGGCTGGCACTGGCCGGCGGCACCATGGCGCTGGGCGGCAGCCTGGATCCGGCAGCACCCGGCGGGCCGGCGGTGCAGGGCAAGCTGCGCCTTTCGATCGACGATCCGGCCGCGATCGGGGCTTTGACCGGGATCCAGCTGCCGGTCAGGGGCACGATCGTCGCCGAGGGCGCGCTCAAGGCTTCGGCCGCGGCGGTCGCGATCGACGATCTCGCGGTCTCGGTCGGCGACTCGCGGGGCAGCGGCCGGCTTGCCGTCGCCTTCGGCCCGACCACGGCGGTTTCGCTGAAATTGCGCATGCCGCGCCTCGACGGCGATGCCCTGCTGGCCGCGGTCCAAGCCCCGGCGGCCGAGGCTGCCGCCGACGCCGCCGCGCTGCCGGCGCCGCCCGGGCCGGCGCTCGCCCTGCCGGCGGGGGTGACGGCGGATGTCGATCTCGCCATCGACGCGCTGCAATGGTCGGGGGCGGTGATCCAGAAGATCGCCCTGGTCGCGGCGCTGGAAGGCGGCAAGCTGACCCTGTCCAAGGCCTCCGCCGTGCTGCCGGGGGCGACCGATATCGGCCTTTCCGGCGCCGCCGCCAGCCGCGACGGGCGGCCGCGCTTCGAGGGCACGGTCGACGTCGCCTCGGACAACCCGCGCGCCCTGACCGACTGGCTGAAATTGACGCCGGACGGATTGCCGGCCGGCCGCCTGACCCGCTTCACCCTGACCGCGAAAGTCTCGACCGACGGCATCGGCGCCGCCCTGTCGGACCTCGTGGTCCGCCTCGACGGTTCGACCGCCCGGGGCAGCGCCGGCTGGCAGCCCGGGGTGCGGCCGACCGCCATGCTCTCCCTCGATATCGACCGGGTGGATGCGGACGATTACCTGGGGCTGGCGGCCCCCGCCGTCCCGGCCCCGGCGGCCCCGGCCAATCCCCTGGCCGAGATCGGCGCCGCCGCGCCGGCCGCGCCCTGGCCGGATCCCGGGTTCGACCTTGCGCTGCGCCTCAAGCTCGGCAGTCTCACCCTTCATGGCAACGAGGTGAAGGCGGTGGACCTGGACGGCCTGGTGACGCCGGACACCCTGCGCCTGACCACGCTTGCGGTCGCGGATTATGCCGGCCTGAAACTCGGCGCCAGCGGCAAGCTCGGCTTCGCCAAGGAGGCGCCGGAGGGCGATTTCGCCTTCCAGATCGAGGCGCCGTCGCCTCAGCCCCTGCTGGCCCTGGCGGGGATCGCCGCGCCGGCGGGCACGGCCTCGCTCGGCCGCCTCGCGGTCGAGGGCCGGCTGACCGGCAAGCCGGAGGCGCCGCTGGTCGATGCCTGGGCCAGCGTCGGCGAAACCCGGCTGGCGCTGGCGGGCGCCATCGGCAGCCTGCGCCAGCCCGTCTTCGACCTCAAGGGCACCTTCAGCGCGCCCGAACTGCTGGCGCTGGCGGTGCAGGCCGGCCTCAGCCCGGCGCCGGCGGGGCCGGTGCTGGGCCCGGTCGATCTCGCCATCACCCTGCGCGGGACCGCGGACCAGCCGGCGGTCGAGGCCAACGGCCGCCTGGGGCCGGCCGATCTGTCGCTCGCCGGCGCGATCGGGGCCGAAGGCTACCGGATCGCGGCCAAGCTGGAGGCGGCCAATGGCGCCGCCATGCTGACCCGCCTCGGCCTCACCGGGGCGGTGAGCGGCCCCCTGGCGCTGGCGCTCGAAGCCCGGGGCAAGGCCGGCGAATTGGTGCTGTCCGCCCTGAAGGCGACCGTCGGCCCCAACCGGATCGAGGCCGAGGGGACCCTGGCCACCGCCGGCAGCCGGCGCTTCACCGGCAGGATTTCGGCGCCCTATCTCGACCTCGCCCTGTTCGGCGGCGGCACTGGCCCGGCCGGGGCCGCGACGCCGGCCCCGGCGCGGCCGGCCGGCAATCGCTGGTCCACCCGGCCGATCGATATCGAGGGCCTGCGCCGGTTCGACGGCGCCATCGACCTTGCGGCGGACCGGCTGGTCGCCGGCAGTTTCACGCTCAGCGCGGTCAGCGCCCGCCTGACCGCGGCCCAGGGCGTGCTGTCCCTGGCCGACCTGAAGGCCACGGCCGATCCGGGCGCCGTGAACGGCACCGTCACCCTGGATGCCAGCGGCGATGCCCTGGGCATCGCGGC
Encoded proteins:
- the plsY gene encoding glycerol-3-phosphate 1-O-acyltransferase PlsY, whose product is MDDLAAAATLALGLVTVGGYLLGSIPFGLVLTRLAGYGDIRKIGSGNIGATNVLRTGNKPLALATLLLDSGKGAIAVGLAWWLGGSVLAAIAGGAAFLGHCFPVWLKFKGGKGVATFLGTLLALAWPVGLACCGTWAITAAISRISSLSALVAAALGPVFAYLLAGQEQAWMALFCAVLIFIRHRPNIERLFAGTEPKIGAGKNKA
- a CDS encoding DUF4169 family protein yields the protein MSKDREGPAEIVNLRRARKAKTRADAAAKAAENRSRFGRPLAEKRLEAARETLEARRHEGHRLDRPKPDDETDPQG
- a CDS encoding type III PLP-dependent enzyme; translated protein: MTEKIRRFLDERRPATPCLVVDLDVIEDNYSNLHRLLPAAKIFYAVKANPMPDVVARLNALGSSFDTASRGEIELVLDQGADPANVSFGNTIKKETDIATAYALGVRLFAFDSEAELEKLARSAPGSRVFCRVLVECEGAEWPLSRKFGCTPQMAADLMVKAREKGLDPYGISFHVGSQQTDLGQWDKAVGGVASLFSILRERDVELRMINLGGGFPAKYRADVPPLEAYAAAVMDAIYNHFGNAIPDIIIEPGRSMAGDAGILQTEVVLISKKDEAEDKRWIYLDVGKFSGLAETMDEAIKYRLRTPHDGGATAPVILAGPTCDSADILYEKASYELPVDLKIGDKIEILATGAYTTSYSSVNFNGFAPLNTICI
- a CDS encoding AsmA family protein yields the protein MRKLLIGVGAVVGLVVGLGFAAPLLIDLNDQKPRIAALIEEATGHRVVLGGDIRFTVLPVPAVSVRNVRVLGREAAGPDLADVQAIDLRLSLIALLGGKVDVAEVRLSRPVVIVAEADLGAPAPAGETPAPAAAGGGGADSVSVQRVLIEDGLIEWRPAAGPARRLEGLEANISAPSLYGPYTVSGGASYHGQPVALDLALGRFTSGQLLAYDVRLALAGGTMALGGSLDPAAPGGPAVQGKLRLSIDDPAAIGALTGIQLPVRGTIVAEGALKASAAAVAIDDLAVSVGDSRGSGRLAVAFGPTTAVSLKLRMPRLDGDALLAAVQAPAAEAAADAAALPAPPGPALALPAGVTADVDLAIDALQWSGAVIQKIALVAALEGGKLTLSKASAVLPGATDIGLSGAAASRDGRPRFEGTVDVASDNPRALTDWLKLTPDGLPAGRLTRFTLTAKVSTDGIGAALSDLVVRLDGSTARGSAGWQPGVRPTAMLSLDIDRVDADDYLGLAAPAVPAPAAPANPLAEIGAAAPAAPWPDPGFDLALRLKLGSLTLHGNEVKAVDLDGLVTPDTLRLTTLAVADYAGLKLGASGKLGFAKEAPEGDFAFQIEAPSPQPLLALAGIAAPAGTASLGRLAVEGRLTGKPEAPLVDAWASVGETRLALAGAIGSLRQPVFDLKGTFSAPELLALAVQAGLSPAPAGPVLGPVDLAITLRGTADQPAVEANGRLGPADLSLAGAIGAEGYRIAAKLEAANGAAMLTRLGLTGAVSGPLALALEARGKAGELVLSALKATVGPNRIEAEGTLATAGSRRFTGRISAPYLDLALFGGGTGPAGAATPAPARPAGNRWSTRPIDIEGLRRFDGAIDLAADRLVAGSFTLSAVSARLTAAQGVLSLADLKATADPGAVNGTVTLDASGDALGIAAEIRATGFDLDALTGRKGAEPGLSGSGDLTLGLTGIGRSTFEIVSSLTGQGSLLATEGRIHGIDLKTLSDGLKTVNQPGDIIGRIAAAVKAGSTAYRRIATDLAVARGIVKLAGIGSDIDGGTLSGDGTVDLPAWNTRLRLALKLAEPADLPPLGIDISGPPDAPGADVRSRDIENYYLQKFIGSKLPDIPGLGGGGGGGRDPGKAIVDQIFKGLGGK
- a CDS encoding protein-disulfide reductase DsbD family protein, which translates into the protein MSRLALSRLFACLLALLAWQAGVAGAAPVKTENAEAELIAEGVAVPGGTVTVALRLKARPGWHTYWLNPGDTGLPTTIAWTLPAGAGAGPIQWPLPKALPVGPLMNYGYEGEVWLLTEIAVPAAFAGESLALAARADWLICAEICVPEGADLSLTVPVGPAPAADPAHVLNFERTRALLPLPLPEPLVASRAGAALEILLPESLQARAARFFPAEEDVVVAAEPQPLEGSRLSARLEPRFAGDRLRGVLVLESAGWTRAFTVDAAIAGAAPGPAAPGRVAPPAAPAIGLPLALLFAFVGGLILNLMPCVLPVLSIKVLSLAGHRDGARGQGLAYTAGVLVCFLALAGGLIALRAGGEAIGWGFQLQSPVVIGLLAYLFFGLGLWMLDIVSFGNRLMGAGEGLTRRGGLAGSFGTGLLAAVVATPCTAPFMGAALGFALTRPAAEALAIFLVLGLGLSAPFLLVSFVPALGRLLPRPGGWMVRLKKILAFPLFGSAVWLLWVLSVQTGAVAVATAGSGLLLIAFAAFVLREFGGIGGRLVALAALLGAFATAVLPGSPAPGAAPAAAGAEAYSAGRLAELRAAGTPVFVNLTAAWCITCLVNEQVALDRPAVKKALAETGTVYMVGDWTNRDPDITRLLTENGRSGVPLYLLYPAGGGAPQLLPQLLTEGLVVETLAQP